The genomic segment AAACCCCCATAATGTGAAAGTCCCCCAGCTACCTGCCGAATGATCCTGACCTGGAGCCTTCTGACCTGCCCGGTTCTCCACAGGGATGGAAGAGACTAAACATATTTTTTGGTTTCCTCTGGCCCAGAGCCACACATATGGCTATGGTGTTGGGTACAACAGTGCTTGTTGCTTCTCTACCTAAGTCACTAGCCAGTTCCACTCCATGGTACCAGGCGCCAGCCCACTTCTCCACTGGGGTAAGGGCCTTGACCTCTAACAGGCCCTGGGAAGTTCTTCTAGGTTTTGGGAATGGGGCCCCTGACATTGTTCCTCCTTGGGGCCTGTCACTAAAGCTCAGCAAGCATCTTGTTACAcaacaagaaaaggaagacataagtCACCACTCAGGACTCTTCCTCGCAGTAGCAGTGGCAGTTGGAGAAAGTTTGTGGGGAGCCCCAGATAAAGTTTAGTTTGCCATCAACTGAGGAGAAGCTGCGTGCAGACTTCCCTTTCTTCCCAAGGCTGTTACTGGAAACCTTTCCAGTCATAACAGCTAGCAGAGACACCATCAAGTCGCTGGCCCTGTGATGCACTGTCTGCTGACTTCTGGCTGACTCGGTTGATTCTGTTCGGTCCTACAGATTCCATCGCCATTGCCTTGTGGTTGAGCCTGGCTACTTTCGTGgtgctcctcttcctcattctgcTGTACATGTCCTGGTCAGGCTCCCCACAGATGAGGTGAGTAGGAAGGCAGGCCTTGGGACAAATGAAGATGCTGACCGGTTGTATTGTAGTGCTTCCACACGACCTGCACTCACTCATGCTAACATGAGTGAGCAGGCGATGGTCTCACAACGACATCAGTACATACAGAAGGGGTTCCACAAGTTTGTGTGAGTACAGCCTGTGATGTCTGCACAGAGACCACCTAGTAACCCACTTCTCGGCACATGTCATCAGCCATTCATGACGGTCCCTCGGAAACACCCCGCTGAGTGCAAGAAGCCAAACATAAAACAATATTGTCTCATTCTCTTTATGTGAAATATCTAGGAACAGGCAAAGCCAGAGTCAGAGGGGAGACTGGTAGTCACCTAGGGCTTGGGGGAAGGGAGACGAAAGGAAGGAATTGATAGTGGGGTCTACTTGGGAatgatgtcattattttaaagttaGCATGGTGACAGATGTATACTGATACATATATGAAGGAGCCCTGGAGCCCTGGGTAACATCTTCCAGGtatgaactttgtaacataaaactGTTAAAATAAAGCCCAAACAACCCCAGGTGCCAGTTAAATGCTGTTGATGAGCTGACTAGAAATATGGGGCCCTAGCTTAGGTGTCTCTGGTCACTCCCTGCTGGTTAAATTAGAGGTGAACTTTGGGAGCCCCAAGCAATAAGTAAGGCTAGTTCACTGGAGAGTCTCTGGTGCAGGGTAATTGACCTTCTAGATTATTCTACCCTGTAACTGCTGCCCcggtttttaaaacacagaagtgGGGAGATCTTTATAAGCTTGAGGTATACACAGAGCTTTAGTCcagttaagagtgtgtgtgtgtgtgtgtgtgtgtgtgtgtgtgtgcatttgagtgtCTGTATTTGTAGTGagggagtacacacacacacacacacacacacagagctaaagagatggctcagcaattaaggacacttgctgattctccagaggacccaaatttacAACTGCCTGCtatccaactccaggggatctcaTATCCTCTGCTGGACTCTTTGGGTGGTATACAATTACACTGACACACATACGTCCGATTTACTTTAGAAATCTAAAAAGAGAGCAAAGGATTCTGAGGCACTGTGTGaggaccccccccacacacacccagataAGACAGACTTGTATAGATAGTGGCTTTGGCCCCACAGCTTCCCTTCTGTGGCTTTGTGTTAGCATTGCAATCACATGGAGGATGGTTCTCCAGCTCAGCCTATCTCCGGCCCCTGCTTCCCCTGCCACCACTTATGAGGCAGTATCATCCCATTTTGTGAATAAAATCCAAGGCAGGTGCAGGTGGGAAGTAGTGGCTGAGGAGGTTAATGCCAGGCAGCCATGTTCACTGTCTCTAGCACctccagggccaggaaatccagAGAAGACAGATTTCTTAGCTAAAGTCCATTAGTGTAACCATGAAACGAGCTGACTTAGGTGTGTGGCTGGATGCCTGAGGAGAGGTGAACACGGAAGCAAGAGTTGGCACTGAAGGAAGGACTCGGGGCTTTGTTCCCAACAAGATacccatgtctctagctcccTGGCTTCCCCACAGGCTCAGGACAGGAAGGGACAGATAAGCCCTCTAGCTAAGAGCTATTCTCTAGCCAATTCCTTGATGTTTGCCTCTTGTTTGCTCTGTCCACAGGCACAGTCCCCAACCCCACCAAATATGTCCATGGACTCAGGGCTTCAGGCTCCCCCTGTGCCTCCGGAGGGCCTCCCTGCAGACAGCAGAGGAGCCAGGAAGAAGAGCT from the Arvicanthis niloticus isolate mArvNil1 chromosome 12, mArvNil1.pat.X, whole genome shotgun sequence genome contains:
- the Mrap gene encoding melanocortin-2 receptor accessory protein, which translates into the protein MANRTDASVPFTSYEYYLDYIDLIPVDEKKLKVNKHSIAIALWLSLATFVVLLFLILLYMSWSGSPQMRHSPQPHQICPWTQGFRLPLCLRRASLQTAEEPGRRAGTDQWSQQQSPSASPPGSLALP